From Xenopus tropicalis strain Nigerian chromosome 3, UCB_Xtro_10.0, whole genome shotgun sequence, the proteins below share one genomic window:
- the elof1 gene encoding transcription elongation factor 1 homolog isoform X1, with protein MGRRKSKRKPPPKKKMTGNLDTQFTCPFCNHEKSCDVKMDRSRNTGVISCTVCLEEFQTPITYLSEPVDVYSDWIDACEAANQ; from the exons ATGGGACGCAGGAAGTCAAAGAGAAAGCCTCCACCCAAGAAGAAGATGACTGGGAACCTTGACACCCAGTTCACATGTCCATTCTGTAACCACGAGAAGTCCTGTGATGTTAAAAT GGATCGATCGCGCAATACGGGTGTCATTTCGTGTACGGTGTGCCTGGAGGAGTTCCAGACTCCAATAACCT ATCTTTCTGAGCCTGTAGATGTTTACAGTGATTGGATTGACGCCTGTGAAGCTGCTAACCAGTAG